One part of the Streptomyces sp. NBC_00286 genome encodes these proteins:
- a CDS encoding type II toxin-antitoxin system PemK/MazF family toxin has product MNRGHVYQLSFAGGPAHVLVISSDALNAQNKTATCVLIYPQQVREATLVDIPVSAPSSGTIVLGEFRTLSAPRFTEDLGPVDERVMEAVEIGLRAVFDL; this is encoded by the coding sequence GTGAACCGCGGACACGTCTACCAACTGTCCTTCGCCGGGGGACCCGCCCACGTCCTGGTGATCTCGTCCGACGCCCTCAACGCACAGAACAAAACCGCGACCTGCGTACTCATCTATCCGCAGCAGGTGCGCGAGGCGACGCTCGTCGACATTCCGGTCAGCGCCCCCTCGTCAGGCACCATCGTGCTCGGCGAGTTCCGCACGTTGTCCGCTCCCCGCTTCACCGAAGACCTGGGGCCGGTGGACGAACGCGTCATGGAAGCCGTGGAGATCGGACTCCGCGCCGTCTTCGACCTGTAG
- a CDS encoding nitroreductase family deazaflavin-dependent oxidoreductase, producing MSRFHDLKFRAVTTFQRRVANPLSRRLPFQTLLETTGRKSGRPRRTPLGGSRVGNEFWIVSEYGEKSQYVRNIQANPRVRVRIKGRWHTGTAHLLPEDDPIARLRKLPRANSTAVRLVGTDLLTVRVDLDD from the coding sequence ATGTCCCGCTTCCATGACCTCAAGTTCCGTGCCGTCACGACGTTCCAGCGGCGCGTAGCCAACCCGCTGTCCAGACGACTGCCCTTCCAGACACTCCTAGAGACCACAGGCCGAAAGTCGGGCCGGCCGCGCCGAACCCCACTCGGCGGAAGCCGCGTCGGGAACGAGTTCTGGATCGTCTCCGAGTACGGCGAGAAGTCCCAGTACGTACGCAACATCCAGGCGAACCCAAGAGTCCGCGTCCGCATCAAGGGCCGCTGGCACACCGGGACGGCCCACTTGCTCCCCGAGGACGACCCGATCGCCCGCCTGCGCAAGCTGCCCCGCGCGAACAGCACGGCGGTACGGCTGGTGGGGACAGATCTGCTGACGGTGCGGGTGGATCTGGACGACTGA
- a CDS encoding DUF2165 domain-containing protein, whose translation MTNTGGGRALPVAAALLTGTVALYMALVAFGNITDYGTNQQFVRHVLAMDTTFKDDDLMWRAIESRTLQDIAYVAIIAWETLAALVLITATALYGAGLRRMDLTRARRASTAGLLMTMLLFGAGFIAIGGEWFSMWQSEDWNGLDAALRVFVLSGVVLLVVQLPGAAGRATGGGDVSRTR comes from the coding sequence CCTGCTCACCGGCACGGTCGCGCTCTATATGGCGCTGGTCGCGTTCGGCAACATCACCGACTACGGCACGAACCAGCAGTTCGTACGCCATGTCCTGGCCATGGACACCACATTCAAGGACGACGACCTGATGTGGCGCGCGATCGAGTCCCGCACGCTCCAGGACATCGCCTACGTGGCCATCATCGCCTGGGAGACCCTGGCGGCCCTCGTCCTCATCACCGCCACAGCCCTGTACGGCGCGGGCCTGCGCCGCATGGACCTGACCCGGGCCCGCCGCGCGAGCACGGCAGGTCTGCTCATGACGATGCTCCTCTTCGGCGCCGGCTTCATCGCCATCGGCGGCGAGTGGTTCTCCATGTGGCAGTCGGAGGACTGGAACGGCCTGGACGCGGCCCTCCGAGTCTTCGTACTGAGCGGGGTGGTGCTGCTGGTGGTACAGCTGCCGGGGGCGGCGGGGCGTGCGACGGGGGGTGGTGACGTCAGCCGTACCAGGTGA
- a CDS encoding LLM class F420-dependent oxidoreductase, producing the protein MRISTTIFLTDETISPTRLARELEQRAFAGLYLPEHTHIPVERTTPYPAGGELPPEYGRTLDPFVALGQAAAVTTGLGLGTGITLVAQHDPIDLAKQVATLDHLSGGRFTLGIGFGWNVEEAADHGVDWRTRRELGRDRMALMRALWAAEPTAYEGDFGSVRASYAYPKPVQKPRGPVVGPRTLVGGAAGPKLFSHISEYADGWLPIGGRGLTESMPVLRSAWTESGRDPEALQVVPYAVLPTPGKLAHYADLGIEEVVLQLPPAGEAEVLRVLDDYAKYV; encoded by the coding sequence ATGCGGATCTCCACGACGATCTTCCTCACCGACGAGACCATCAGCCCGACCCGGCTCGCCCGCGAGCTGGAGCAGCGCGCTTTCGCCGGGCTCTACCTCCCCGAGCACACGCACATCCCGGTCGAGCGGACGACGCCGTACCCGGCGGGCGGCGAGCTGCCTCCCGAGTACGGCCGCACCCTCGACCCCTTCGTCGCGCTCGGCCAGGCGGCGGCGGTCACCACGGGGCTCGGTCTCGGTACCGGCATCACCCTCGTCGCCCAGCACGACCCCATCGATCTCGCCAAGCAGGTCGCGACGCTCGACCACCTCTCCGGCGGCCGCTTCACGCTCGGCATCGGCTTCGGCTGGAACGTGGAGGAAGCCGCCGACCACGGCGTCGACTGGCGTACGCGGCGGGAGCTGGGCCGGGACCGGATGGCGCTGATGCGGGCGCTGTGGGCGGCCGAACCCACCGCGTACGAGGGCGACTTCGGGTCCGTACGGGCAAGCTACGCCTATCCCAAACCCGTACAGAAGCCGCGTGGTCCGGTCGTCGGGCCGCGCACGCTGGTCGGGGGAGCGGCCGGGCCGAAGCTCTTCTCCCACATCAGTGAGTACGCGGACGGCTGGCTGCCGATCGGTGGCCGGGGGCTGACCGAGTCGATGCCGGTCCTGCGGTCCGCCTGGACCGAGTCGGGCCGCGACCCGGAGGCGCTCCAGGTCGTGCCGTACGCCGTGCTGCCCACCCCCGGCAAGCTCGCGCACTACGCGGACCTCGGCATCGAGGAGGTCGTGCTGCAACTGCCGCCTGCCGGGGAGGCGGAGGTACTGCGCGTGCTGGACGACTACGCGAAATACGTGTAG
- a CDS encoding prevent-host-death family protein, with product MSAPTVAFSELSKNSKRVAETLDRSQRVHITRRDGEDLYLTTARHDQQREETADITARLLAALVRSDAGERAIQRALPSVFPWVRHLSQDELKQFVAGLIDATYDAAQLDVHVNLHRVVVEWRATARILADPELTSQLTRPLPDEDHGEVTAP from the coding sequence ATGTCCGCTCCCACGGTCGCCTTCTCAGAGCTGTCGAAGAATTCGAAGCGCGTAGCCGAGACTCTCGATCGGTCCCAGCGTGTGCACATCACGCGTCGGGACGGTGAGGATCTCTACCTCACCACGGCACGCCATGACCAGCAGCGTGAGGAGACGGCCGACATCACGGCCCGCCTTCTCGCCGCTCTCGTCCGCAGCGATGCCGGTGAGCGGGCCATACAGCGTGCGCTTCCCTCCGTCTTCCCGTGGGTCCGGCACCTGTCGCAGGACGAGCTGAAGCAGTTCGTGGCCGGACTCATCGACGCCACGTACGACGCGGCCCAGTTGGACGTGCACGTCAATCTCCACCGAGTCGTCGTGGAGTGGCGCGCAACGGCACGCATCCTCGCCGACCCCGAGCTGACCTCGCAGCTCACCCGCCCGCTGCCGGACGAGGACCACGGCGAGGTGACCGCCCCGTGA
- a CDS encoding CehA/McbA family metallohydrolase, with protein sequence MCEDDHGIGRRALFVTGAAAALTLGSVSFPSEAADAAADHETRTVRGTLPTGSPDFVYLPVEVPDGVREIKVAYTYEKPSVPAGTAGNALDIGIFDQRGTELGGKGFRGWSGGARTEFFIRADDATPGYIPGPVREGTWYIALGPYTVAPQGLPYEITITLTYGEPGAAVKPKYPPTRAKGRGRAWYRGDCHLHSWYSDGRRTPAEIATLAREAGLDFINTSEHNTHAAHAHWADAAGDDLLVLLGEEVTTRNGHVVALGTDPGTFIDWRYRARDNRFGKYAREIRRSGGLVVPAHPHATCIGCNWKFGFGEADVVEVWNGPYGPDDEVSLADWDGMLVASVRDGRDWIPAMGNSDAHRPPDPVGTPQTVVLADDLTRDAIQEGLKAGRSYVAESKSVSLSFTASGPKGEHAGIGGRLKVDRDDPVTVRLEVTGAPRCTARFVTDQGVLHTSPVLPVSGSGTVEWRTTAQYAAYVRAELRHEAAVAPLPGALAAFTNPIFLGR encoded by the coding sequence ATGTGCGAGGACGACCACGGAATCGGCAGACGCGCCCTGTTCGTGACGGGAGCCGCCGCCGCGCTTACGTTGGGAAGCGTGAGTTTCCCGAGCGAGGCCGCCGACGCCGCAGCGGACCACGAGACGAGAACGGTGCGCGGCACACTGCCCACCGGCTCCCCCGACTTCGTGTATCTGCCGGTCGAAGTCCCGGACGGCGTACGGGAGATCAAGGTCGCGTACACCTACGAGAAGCCGTCCGTCCCCGCCGGCACCGCGGGCAACGCGCTCGACATCGGCATCTTCGACCAGCGCGGCACGGAATTGGGCGGCAAGGGCTTCCGCGGCTGGTCGGGCGGCGCGCGCACGGAGTTCTTCATCCGCGCCGACGACGCCACGCCCGGCTATATCCCGGGCCCGGTCCGCGAGGGAACCTGGTACATCGCGCTCGGCCCCTACACCGTGGCCCCGCAGGGACTCCCGTACGAGATCACCATCACGCTCACCTACGGCGAACCCGGCGCCGCCGTGAAGCCGAAGTACCCGCCCACACGCGCCAAGGGCCGCGGCCGCGCCTGGTACCGCGGCGACTGTCACCTGCACTCCTGGTATTCCGACGGCCGCCGCACCCCCGCCGAGATCGCGACCCTCGCCCGCGAGGCCGGCCTGGACTTCATCAACACCTCCGAGCACAACACCCATGCCGCGCACGCCCATTGGGCCGACGCGGCGGGCGACGACCTGCTCGTCCTGCTGGGCGAGGAGGTGACGACGAGGAACGGCCACGTCGTCGCACTCGGCACGGACCCGGGGACGTTCATCGACTGGCGCTACCGCGCCCGCGACAACCGTTTCGGCAAGTACGCCCGCGAGATCCGCCGTTCCGGAGGCCTGGTCGTCCCCGCCCACCCGCACGCCACCTGCATCGGCTGCAACTGGAAGTTCGGCTTCGGCGAGGCGGACGTGGTCGAGGTGTGGAACGGCCCGTACGGCCCCGACGACGAGGTCTCCCTGGCCGACTGGGACGGGATGCTCGTCGCGTCGGTCCGCGACGGCCGCGACTGGATCCCGGCGATGGGCAACAGCGACGCCCACCGCCCGCCGGACCCCGTAGGCACTCCGCAGACGGTCGTCCTCGCCGACGACCTGACCCGCGATGCCATCCAGGAGGGCCTGAAGGCAGGCCGCTCCTACGTCGCCGAGTCCAAGTCGGTGTCGTTGTCCTTCACCGCCTCGGGGCCCAAGGGCGAACACGCGGGTATCGGCGGCCGCTTGAAGGTCGACCGCGACGACCCGGTCACCGTCCGCCTGGAAGTCACCGGCGCCCCCCGCTGCACGGCCCGCTTCGTCACGGACCAGGGCGTCCTGCACACCAGCCCCGTCCTCCCGGTCTCGGGCTCCGGCACGGTGGAGTGGCGTACGACGGCTCAGTACGCGGCGTACGTACGGGCGGAGCTCCGGCACGAGGCGGCAGTGGCACCGCTGCCCGGGGCACTGGCGGCGTTCACGAACCCGATCTTCTTGGGGCGGTAG
- a CDS encoding aldehyde dehydrogenase family protein: MTDEQRLFIGGSWVEPDGGHYEVVDPATEGVVGLAPEASRDQVLAAAAAAREAFGPWSRTSPSERAAILDRAADIIQRNLVPYAELAQAESGATTGTARGMQVGVGAARFRRYAKGALEPVEEALVPQINEAGPFGKAAVMGALAVRQPVGVVTCITSYNNPWANPAGKIAPALAMGNTVVVKPAPQDPLSVYRMAEALESAGVPPGVVNVVSGSRAEVGEAAVDSGDVDMVSFTGSTAVGQRIAEVCGRDMKRQLMELGGKGAAIVFDDADVASAVRGIGTTFSFYSGQICTAPTRVLAQRAVYDRVVDQLASYAGYLKVGDPRAEGTVVGPVISAAHRDRVESYVELGRKEGARVVAGGERPAYDTGFYVAPTLLTDCTNDMRVAREEIFGPVVVVIPFDDEEEGVELANDSDYGLIDYVWSGDVARAFRVARRLRAGGVGVNTVGRNMEAPFGGFKKSGVGRDVGSYALHAYSEVQSIVWPG, translated from the coding sequence GTGACGGACGAGCAGCGGCTGTTCATCGGCGGTTCGTGGGTCGAGCCGGACGGCGGGCACTACGAGGTGGTCGACCCGGCGACCGAGGGGGTCGTCGGGCTGGCGCCGGAGGCCTCGCGGGATCAGGTGCTCGCGGCGGCGGCCGCGGCTCGCGAGGCCTTCGGGCCGTGGTCACGTACGTCCCCTTCGGAGCGTGCGGCGATCCTGGACCGGGCGGCGGACATCATCCAGCGCAACCTCGTCCCGTACGCCGAACTCGCCCAGGCGGAGAGCGGTGCCACGACCGGGACGGCGCGTGGGATGCAGGTGGGGGTGGGCGCGGCCCGTTTCCGGCGGTACGCGAAGGGCGCGCTGGAGCCGGTCGAGGAGGCGCTGGTCCCGCAGATCAACGAGGCGGGCCCGTTCGGCAAGGCGGCCGTCATGGGCGCGCTGGCCGTACGCCAGCCGGTGGGCGTCGTCACCTGCATCACCTCGTACAACAACCCCTGGGCGAACCCGGCCGGCAAGATCGCCCCGGCCCTGGCGATGGGCAACACGGTGGTGGTGAAGCCCGCGCCCCAGGACCCGCTGTCGGTCTACCGGATGGCGGAGGCGCTGGAGTCGGCGGGAGTGCCACCGGGTGTGGTGAACGTGGTGAGCGGCTCGCGGGCGGAGGTCGGTGAGGCGGCCGTCGACTCGGGTGACGTGGACATGGTCAGCTTCACCGGTTCGACGGCGGTCGGACAGCGCATCGCCGAGGTGTGCGGGCGCGACATGAAACGCCAGCTCATGGAGCTCGGCGGCAAGGGCGCGGCGATCGTCTTCGACGACGCGGACGTGGCGTCGGCGGTACGGGGGATCGGGACGACCTTCTCCTTCTACAGCGGGCAGATCTGTACGGCACCGACGCGGGTGCTCGCGCAGCGGGCGGTGTACGACCGCGTGGTCGACCAACTCGCCTCGTACGCGGGCTACTTGAAGGTGGGCGATCCGCGCGCCGAGGGCACGGTCGTGGGCCCGGTGATCTCGGCGGCACACCGGGATCGCGTCGAGTCGTACGTCGAGCTGGGTCGCAAGGAGGGTGCGCGGGTGGTCGCGGGCGGCGAGCGCCCTGCGTACGACACGGGCTTCTACGTCGCTCCCACGCTCCTCACGGACTGCACGAACGACATGCGGGTCGCCCGGGAGGAGATCTTCGGCCCGGTGGTCGTGGTCATCCCCTTCGATGACGAGGAGGAGGGTGTCGAGCTGGCCAACGACAGCGACTACGGCCTCATCGACTACGTGTGGTCGGGGGACGTGGCACGCGCATTCCGGGTGGCCCGCCGCTTGCGCGCGGGCGGTGTCGGCGTCAACACGGTCGGGCGGAACATGGAGGCCCCGTTCGGGGGCTTCAAGAAGAGCGGGGTGGGGAGGGACGTGGGTTCGTACGCGCTGCATGCGTACAGCGAGGTGCAGTCGATCGTGTGGCCGGGATGA
- a CDS encoding LysE family translocator: MVSTDRLLAFAAMSFLLIVVPGPSVLFVIGRALAQGRRAALTTVVGNTLGAYVLVVAVALGIGSIVERSVLVFTALKLAGGAYLVYLGVKAWRQRGSLQAAFSGDATTAGGRRTLWEGFAVGIANPKTIVFFAAVLPQFVDRAQGHVVAQMLLLGLVFNVIALASDSVWGLVAATARGWFARSPRRLSLVGGAGGLTMVGLGVTVAATGRKE, translated from the coding sequence ATGGTGTCCACCGACCGACTGCTCGCCTTCGCGGCCATGTCCTTCCTGCTGATCGTGGTGCCCGGTCCGAGCGTGCTGTTCGTGATCGGGCGGGCGCTGGCGCAGGGGCGTCGCGCCGCGCTGACCACCGTCGTGGGGAACACGCTCGGCGCGTACGTGCTCGTCGTGGCCGTGGCGCTGGGCATCGGTTCGATCGTGGAGCGCTCCGTGCTGGTCTTCACGGCGCTGAAACTGGCCGGCGGTGCCTACCTGGTGTACCTGGGGGTGAAGGCATGGCGGCAACGGGGTTCGTTGCAGGCGGCGTTCAGCGGTGACGCGACCACGGCCGGCGGTCGGCGCACGCTGTGGGAGGGGTTCGCGGTGGGGATCGCCAACCCCAAGACCATCGTGTTCTTCGCCGCCGTACTGCCCCAGTTCGTCGACCGCGCCCAAGGACACGTAGTGGCCCAGATGCTGCTGCTCGGCCTGGTCTTCAACGTCATCGCTCTGGCGTCCGACAGCGTGTGGGGACTGGTCGCCGCCACCGCACGGGGCTGGTTCGCCCGGTCACCGCGGCGGCTTTCCCTGGTCGGCGGGGCGGGCGGGCTCACCATGGTGGGCCTCGGGGTCACCGTCGCCGCGACCGGGCGCAAAGAATAG
- a CDS encoding N-acyl-D-amino-acid deacylase family protein, translating into MLDHLIKGATVVDGTGKPAYTADVGIRDGRIAVIGKAVSEEARTSEDAAGLVLAPGFVDPHTHYDAQLFWDPYATPSLNHGVTTVAGGNCGFTLAPLNPSRPDDADYTRRMMSKVEGMSLVALEEGAPWSWHSFGEYLDALEGRIAVNAGFMVGHCALRRYVMGPDAVGGQPSESQMADMLRLFHESMDAGGWGLSTTQSSSHSDGDGKPVASRHAKPAELLALSRAVAEHEGTQIEAIVAGCLDQFSDDEIDLFVEMSASAGRPLNWNVLTIDASVPERVPRQLAASERARKAGGRIIALTMPILTPMNMSLGTFCALNLIPGWGEILGLPVPERIAKLRDKDVRTEMLRRADSKEAGVFRRLADFGRYVIGDTYSPENEGLSGRVVRDIAAERGQEPFECIVEICANDQMRTVLWPMPPDNDPASWALRAETWQHEDVMLGGSDAGAHLDRMCGAPYTTRFIGDCLRGRKLATLEQAVQMLTDDPAQLFGLRERGRIAEGWHADLVLFDPERIDAGTATLVHDLPGDSPRLDSKAIGITAVWVNGVEAIRGDEVTGAVPGKVLRSGRDTRTVSTK; encoded by the coding sequence ATGCTCGACCATCTGATCAAGGGTGCGACCGTCGTGGATGGGACGGGAAAGCCCGCGTACACCGCCGACGTGGGCATACGTGACGGTCGTATCGCCGTCATCGGTAAAGCGGTCAGCGAGGAGGCCCGGACGTCCGAGGACGCCGCCGGGCTCGTTCTCGCCCCCGGCTTTGTCGATCCCCACACCCACTACGACGCTCAGCTCTTCTGGGATCCGTACGCGACTCCCTCCCTCAACCACGGGGTGACTACCGTCGCCGGCGGGAACTGTGGCTTCACGCTCGCGCCCCTGAACCCCTCTCGGCCCGACGACGCCGACTACACGCGGCGGATGATGTCCAAGGTGGAGGGGATGTCACTCGTGGCGCTTGAGGAGGGGGCGCCTTGGAGTTGGCATTCGTTTGGGGAGTATCTCGATGCTCTTGAAGGGCGGATTGCCGTCAACGCGGGGTTCATGGTGGGGCATTGTGCGTTGCGGCGGTATGTGATGGGGCCCGATGCTGTGGGTGGGCAGCCTTCCGAGAGTCAAATGGCAGACATGCTGCGGCTGTTCCATGAGTCGATGGACGCGGGAGGCTGGGGGCTGTCGACCACCCAGTCCTCCTCGCACTCCGACGGGGACGGGAAGCCCGTCGCCTCGCGGCATGCGAAACCGGCCGAGCTGCTTGCCCTGTCCCGGGCCGTCGCGGAGCACGAAGGCACGCAGATCGAGGCCATTGTGGCGGGGTGCCTCGATCAGTTCAGTGATGACGAGATCGATCTCTTCGTGGAGATGAGTGCGTCGGCGGGTCGGCCCCTGAACTGGAACGTCCTGACGATCGACGCGTCCGTCCCCGAGCGCGTACCGCGGCAGCTGGCGGCAAGTGAGCGTGCCCGTAAGGCCGGTGGCCGGATCATCGCGCTGACGATGCCGATCCTCACGCCGATGAACATGTCGCTCGGTACCTTCTGCGCGCTCAACCTGATCCCCGGCTGGGGCGAGATCCTCGGCCTGCCGGTGCCCGAGCGGATCGCGAAACTCCGCGACAAGGACGTACGGACCGAGATGCTGCGCCGCGCGGACAGCAAGGAGGCGGGCGTTTTCCGCCGGCTCGCCGACTTCGGGCGCTACGTCATCGGGGATACGTACAGTCCGGAGAACGAGGGGCTGAGCGGCCGTGTCGTACGGGACATCGCGGCCGAGCGCGGCCAGGAACCCTTCGAGTGCATCGTCGAGATCTGCGCCAACGACCAGATGCGTACGGTCCTTTGGCCCATGCCGCCCGACAACGACCCCGCCTCCTGGGCGCTGCGCGCCGAGACCTGGCAGCACGAGGACGTGATGCTGGGCGGGTCCGACGCCGGGGCGCATCTGGACCGGATGTGCGGGGCGCCGTACACGACGCGGTTCATCGGGGACTGTCTGCGCGGGCGGAAGCTCGCGACGCTGGAGCAGGCCGTGCAGATGCTCACCGACGATCCCGCCCAGCTCTTCGGCCTGCGGGAACGCGGGCGGATCGCCGAGGGGTGGCATGCCGACCTCGTCCTGTTCGACCCGGAACGCATCGACGCCGGTACGGCCACGCTGGTGCACGACCTGCCGGGAGACAGCCCGCGGCTGGACTCCAAGGCGATCGGGATCACGGCGGTCTGGGTGAACGGGGTCGAGGCGATTCGCGGGGATGAGGTGACGGGGGCGGTGCCGGGGAAGGTGCTGCGGTCGGGCCGGGACACGCGGACGGTGAGCACCAAGTGA
- a CDS encoding bifunctional FO biosynthesis protein CofGH, producing MTTSASSGTGPTANAMRRALKRARDGVALDVTEAAVLLQARGEDLDDLVVSAGRVRDAGLEAAGRAGVITYSKSVFIPLTRLCRDKCHYCTFVTVPGKLRRAGHGMFMSPDEVLDIARRGAELGCKEALITLGDKPEERWPEAREWLDAHGYDDTIAYVRAISIRILEETGLLPHLNPGVMSWTDFQRLKPVAPSMGMMLETTATRLWSEPGGPHYGSPDKEPAVRLRVLEDAGRSSVPFTSGLLIGIGETYEERAESLFALRKISRAYHGIQELIIQNFRAKPDTAMRGMPDAELDDLVATVAVARHIMGPSACLQAPPNLVDFEYGRLIGAGIDDWGGVSPLTIDHVNPERPWPQIDQLAEQSGQAGFELRERLCVYPEFVQRGEPWLDPRLLPHVRALADPETGLANPDAVVEGHPWQEPDEAFTSSGRTDLHRTIDTEGRTGDRRNDFDEVYGDWEALREAAAPGMVPSRIDTDVRAALATAADDPTRLTDDEALALLHADGPALDALCRIADDVRKSAVGDDVTYIVTRNINFTNVCYTGCRFCAFAQRRTDADAYTLSMKQVADRAQQAWDVGAVEVCMQGGIHPDLPGTAYFDIARAVKERVPGMHVHAFSPMEVVNGATRTGMSIREWLTAAKEAGLGSIPGTAAEILDDEVRWILTKGKLPTATWIEVVTTAHELGIRSSSTMMYGHVDQPRHWLGHFRTLARIQQQTGGFTEFVTLPFIHTNAPVYLAGIARPGPTTRDNRAVVAMARLLLHPYIPNIQTSWVKLGTEGAAEMLRSGANDLGGTLMEETISRMAGSSYGSYKSVKDLIAVAEAAGRPARPRTTLYGEVPEERQRAASASDGHLPELLPVLD from the coding sequence ATGACGACTTCCGCGAGTTCCGGAACCGGGCCCACCGCGAACGCCATGCGGAGGGCCCTCAAACGTGCCCGTGACGGCGTCGCGCTCGATGTCACCGAGGCGGCCGTGCTGCTTCAGGCGCGCGGTGAGGACCTGGACGACCTGGTGGTGTCCGCCGGGCGGGTGCGGGACGCGGGCCTGGAGGCCGCGGGCCGGGCCGGCGTCATCACGTACTCGAAGAGCGTGTTCATTCCGCTGACCAGGTTGTGCCGGGACAAGTGCCACTACTGCACCTTCGTCACCGTTCCCGGCAAGCTGCGCCGGGCCGGGCACGGGATGTTCATGTCGCCGGACGAGGTGCTCGACATCGCGCGGCGCGGGGCCGAACTCGGTTGCAAGGAAGCCCTGATCACCCTCGGCGACAAGCCCGAGGAGCGGTGGCCCGAGGCGCGCGAGTGGCTGGACGCGCACGGTTACGACGACACCATCGCGTACGTACGGGCCATCTCGATCCGCATCCTGGAGGAGACGGGGCTGCTGCCGCACCTCAACCCCGGCGTCATGTCGTGGACCGACTTCCAGCGGCTCAAGCCCGTCGCGCCCAGCATGGGAATGATGCTGGAGACCACCGCCACCCGGCTGTGGTCCGAGCCGGGCGGCCCGCACTACGGCTCGCCCGACAAGGAACCGGCCGTGCGGCTGCGGGTGCTGGAGGACGCGGGGCGGTCGTCCGTGCCGTTCACCAGCGGGCTGCTGATCGGGATCGGGGAGACGTACGAGGAACGCGCCGAGTCGCTGTTCGCGCTGCGCAAGATCTCGCGGGCGTACCACGGCATCCAGGAGCTGATCATCCAGAACTTCCGCGCCAAGCCGGACACGGCGATGCGCGGGATGCCGGACGCGGAGCTGGACGATCTCGTCGCCACGGTGGCCGTCGCGCGGCACATCATGGGCCCGTCCGCCTGCCTCCAGGCGCCGCCCAATCTCGTGGACTTCGAGTACGGGCGGCTCATCGGCGCCGGTATCGACGACTGGGGTGGCGTCTCGCCGCTCACCATCGACCACGTCAATCCCGAGCGGCCCTGGCCGCAGATCGACCAACTCGCCGAGCAGTCCGGTCAGGCGGGCTTCGAGTTGCGTGAACGGCTGTGTGTGTACCCGGAGTTCGTACAGCGCGGCGAGCCCTGGCTGGACCCGCGGCTGCTGCCGCACGTACGGGCCCTGGCCGACCCGGAGACCGGCCTGGCGAACCCCGACGCCGTCGTCGAGGGCCACCCGTGGCAGGAGCCGGACGAGGCGTTCACTTCCTCCGGCCGCACCGACCTGCATCGCACCATCGACACCGAGGGGCGTACGGGCGACCGCCGGAACGACTTCGACGAGGTGTACGGCGACTGGGAGGCGCTGCGGGAGGCCGCGGCGCCCGGGATGGTGCCCTCGCGGATCGACACGGACGTACGGGCGGCCCTCGCCACGGCGGCCGACGACCCCACCCGGCTCACCGACGACGAGGCGCTGGCCCTGCTGCACGCCGACGGCCCTGCCCTGGACGCCTTGTGCCGTATCGCGGACGACGTCCGCAAGTCGGCGGTCGGCGACGACGTCACGTACATCGTGACGAGGAACATCAACTTCACCAACGTCTGCTACACCGGCTGCCGTTTCTGCGCCTTCGCCCAGCGCCGCACGGACGCCGACGCGTACACGCTGTCGATGAAGCAGGTGGCGGACCGCGCCCAACAGGCTTGGGATGTCGGGGCGGTTGAGGTTTGCATGCAGGGCGGGATCCACCCCGACCTGCCCGGCACCGCGTATTTCGACATCGCGCGGGCCGTGAAGGAACGCGTCCCCGGCATGCACGTCCACGCCTTCTCGCCGATGGAGGTGGTGAACGGCGCGACCCGTACCGGGATGTCGATTCGCGAATGGCTGACCGCCGCCAAGGAGGCCGGCCTCGGCTCCATCCCCGGCACGGCCGCCGAGATCCTCGACGACGAGGTCCGCTGGATCCTCACCAAGGGCAAGCTGCCCACGGCGACCTGGATCGAGGTCGTGACGACCGCGCACGAGCTGGGCATCCGTTCCTCGTCCACGATGATGTACGGGCATGTGGACCAGCCCCGGCACTGGCTCGGCCACTTCCGGACGCTGGCGCGGATCCAGCAACAGACGGGCGGTTTCACGGAGTTCGTGACGCTGCCGTTCATCCACACCAATGCGCCCGTGTACTTGGCGGGCATCGCGCGCCCCGGCCCGACGACTCGCGACAACCGTGCGGTGGTGGCGATGGCGAGGCTGCTGCTGCACCCCTACATCCCCAACATCCAGACGAGTTGGGTGAAGCTGGGGACGGAGGGCGCGGCCGAGATGCTGCGCTCCGGCGCGAACGACCTCGGCGGCACGCTCATGGAGGAAACCATCTCCCGTATGGCGGGCTCGAGTTACGGCTCGTACAAGTCCGTCAAGGACCTGATCGCGGTGGCGGAGGCGGCGGGCCGTCCGGCGCGTCCGCGCACGACGCTGTACGGGGAGGTCCCGGAGGAACGGCAGCGGGCGGCGTCGGCTTCGGACGGCCATCTGCCGGAGCTGCTGCCGGTGCTGGACTGA